Proteins encoded in a region of the Engystomops pustulosus unplaced genomic scaffold, aEngPut4.maternal MAT_SCAFFOLD_142, whole genome shotgun sequence genome:
- the LOC140108511 gene encoding uncharacterized protein: MEIASSMTCAAMAIPDLDEDPWETVDSSAPLLPPDSHGHSRGKTPMRRLRLLFARLRKPFKWIASIHHRGTYYLNEDPEDTETPARSGDAAEQCPVPSTSPMPGSPAPGASSSTDPEDTETPAPSGDAAEQYPVPSTSPMPGPPAPGASSSTDPKDTEIPAPSGDAAEQYPVPSTSPMPGPPAPGASSSTDPKDTEIPAPSGDAAEQYPVPSTSPMPGPPAPGASSSTDPEDTETPAPSGDAAEQCPVPSTSPMPGSPAPGASTSTDPKDTEIPAPSGDAAEQCPLPSTSPMPGPPAPGASTSTELLSLDSFDFHQLLGAGSFAKVYLATDYKRKERVAVKVVDKRDHTDHGLSFIENNVLRISHQSPFLIQGLAAFHSLNNIYYVLELATRGDLFDLMVQDLPLDIAAIKFLTAEIFLGTDFLHLHGILHRDLKPENILLTGDGHIKISDFGLAVGGVSDFTKDPCRGTSGYAPPEMILGMPHGRAVDYFAIGVILYNLLLHKRPFPGRNPVEFDNSVLYLTPVYPDYLNAETVCLLQGLLHKNPLRRLARDSVRMHPFFYQLNWRAIEARKVTPPAVLTSNAVHMEVKDTLEYTENPSLHIKYAQQDMFTNISFVSPAWSHDYYVELHRANNVCKRKNWVSRTVSRWSPHK, encoded by the exons ATGGAGATAGCGAGTAGTATGACGTGTGCTGCTATGGCCATCCCTGACCTGGATGAAGATCCGTGGGAGACTGTTGACAGCTCAGCTCCCCTGCTGCCCCCGGACAGCCATGGACACTCCAGAGGGAAGACCCCTATGCGAAGACTTCGATTATTGTTTGCGCGGCTGCGCAAGCCATTTAAATGGATAGCTAGTATCCACCACAGAGGGACCTACTACCTCAACGAGGACCCTGAGGACACTGAGACCCCAGCACGCAGCG GCGATGCTGCAGAGCAGTGCCCAGTGCCAAGCACCAGCCCGATGCCAGGATCCCCTGCTCcaggagcctcctcctctacagACCCTGAGGACACTGAGACCCCAGCACCCAGCG GCGATGCTGCAGAGCAGTACCCAGTGCCAAGCACCAGCCCGATGCCAGGACCCCCTGCTCcaggagcctcctcctctacagACCCTAAGGACACTGAGATCCCAGCACCCAGCG GCGATGCTGCAGAGCAGTACCCAGTGCCAAGCACCAGCCCGATGCCAGGACCCCCTGCTCcaggagcctcctcctctacagACCCTAAGGACACTGAGATCCCAGCACCCAGCG GCGATGCTGCAGAGCAGTACCCAGTGCCAAGCACCAGCCCGATGCCAGGACCCCCTGCTCcaggagcctcctcctctacagACCCTGAGGACACTGAGACCCCAGCACCCAGCG GCGATGCTGCAGAGCAGTGCCCAGTGCCAAGCACCAGCCCGATGCCAGGATCCCCTGCTCCAGGAGCCTCCACCTCTACAGACCCTAAGGACACTGAGATCCCAGCACCCAGCG GCGATGCTGCAGAGCAGTGCCCACTGCCAAGCACCAGTCCGATGCCAGGACCCCCTGCTCCAGGAGCCTCCACCTCTACAGAGCTGCTTAGTCTGGACTCCTTCGACTTCCACCAACTCCTGGGTGCCGGAAGTTTCGCTAAAGTTTACTTGGCTACTGACTACAAGCGGAAGGAACGAGTGGCTGTCAAAGTGGTAGATAAAAGAGACCACACAGATCACGGACTGAGcttcattgaaaacaatgtgctgaGAATCTCACACCAGAGCCCTTTTTTGATCCAGGGCCTGGCTGCCTTTCACAGCCTTAATAACATCTATTATGTCCTGGAGCTGGCAACCCGGGGGGATCTTTTTGACCTCATGGTGCAGGACCTTCCTTTGGATATTGCAGCAATTAAGTTCCTTACCGCAGAGATCTTCTTAGGAACCGACTTTCTACATCTCCATGGCATTCTCCATAGGGATCTAAAACCTGAGAACATTCTCCTCACAGGTGATGGACatataaaaatatctgattttggGCTAGCAGTAGGTGGCGTTTCAGATTTCACCAAAGATCCTTGCAGAGGAACATCCGGTTACGCTCCTCCAGAGATGATTTTGGGTATGCCCCATGGCCGTGCTGTAGATTACTTTGCTATCGGAGTAATTCTATACAATCTCCTGCTACACAAAAGGCCATTTCCTGGAAGAAATCCAGTAGAATTTGATAATTCCGTCCTTTATCTCACTCCTGTGTACCCAGACTACCTCAATGCAGAGACCGTGTGCCTCCTCCAAGGACTTCTACACAAAAACCCATTGAGGCGCCTTGCAAGAGACAGTGTCAGGATGCACCCGTTCTTCTATCAGCTGAACTGGAGAGCCATTGAGGCAAGGAAAGTCACCCCACCGGCCGTCCTGACCAGCAATGCGGTACACATGGAAGTGAAGGACACACTGGAATATACCGAGAACCCATCTCTGCACATTAAGTATGCTCAGCAGGATATGTTTACTAACATCAGCTTTGTCTCACCAGCTTGGTCCCATGATTATTATGTAGAACTCCACAGGGCCAACAACGTCTGCAAGAGAAAAAACTGGGTGAGCAGGACCGTCAGCAGATGGTCCCCCCACAAGTAA